A single genomic interval of Eurosta solidaginis isolate ZX-2024a chromosome 3, ASM4086904v1, whole genome shotgun sequence harbors:
- the LOC137246894 gene encoding trypsin beta-like, whose amino-acid sequence MNFCKYFALSFVMISCLLTYTNSEYRIIGGTDWNIEDSAYLVSIYYNIDDYICVGSLVTREKVVTSANCVAFLDVDFLVVAAGVTDLRHIRDWTQFRPVIGVRHPRDYNPNTKYMDIAVMTLRGPFGKSPTIKTIQYCGCTFEERTTMRVSGWGWTTEENGMRSDTLKSTELDSLPYNVCENYARMAGRTFTRSMICAAHDGADVCVGDSGAPGVVDGKMCAVVSHNQGCLNRDYPTVFTVINDDIIAFLDEEIHC is encoded by the coding sequence AtgaatttttgcaaatatttcgccCTCTCGTTTGTCATGATTAGCTGTCTATTGACTTACACGAATTCGGAATATCGCATAATAGGTGGCACTGATTGGAATATAGAGGATAGTGCTTATTTGGTATCTATATATTATAATATTGACGACTATATTTGTGTTGGCTCATTAGTTACTAGAGAGAAGGTGGTTACGTCTGCAAATTGCGTGGCTTTTTTAGATGTGGACTTCCTCGTTGTTGCAGCTGGCGTAACGGATTTACGTCATATACGCGATTGGACCCAATTTCGCCCTGTGATCGGTGTACGTCATCCACGTGATTATAATCCCAACACAAAATATATGGATATTGCTGTGATGACATTGCGTGGGCCGTTTGGCAAGAGTCCAACTATAAAAACAATACAATATTGCGGTTGCACATTTGAAGAGCGCACAACAATGCGAGtaagtggatggggttggacaactgAAGAAAATGGGATGCGTTCGGATACACTCAAATCTACTGAATTGGATTCATTACCATACAATGTTTGTGAGAATTATGCTAGGATGGCAGGAAGAACTTTTACACgatcaatgatttgtgctgctCATGATGGAGCTGATGTGTGcgttggagattctggagcaccgggcgttgtggatGGAAAAATGTGTGCGGTGGTATCACATAATCAGGGCTGTTTGAACAGGGATTATCCGACTGTTTTTACAGTTATAAATGATGATATTATAGCCTTTTTAGATGAAGAAATACATTGTTAA